TGTCGAACATGGACATGGTGCTGGCCAAGAGCGACCTGGCAGTGGCCACCCGCTATGTGGAATTGGTGGAAGACAAGCGGCTGGGCAAGAAGATCTTCGCCGCCATCCAGGCCGAGTGGCAGCGCACCCACGACGCGCTGGAGCAGATCACCGGCGAAAAGCAGCGCCTGGCGTCCAACCCGGCGCTGGCCCGCTCGATCGAGCACCGCTTCCCCTACCTCGACCCGCTCAATCACCTGCAGGTGGAGCTGATGCGGCGCTACCGGCAGCAGAAGGAAAGCGGCGATGTGAGTGAGCGCGTGCAGCGCGGCATCCACATCTCCATCAACGGTGTGGCAGCGGGCCTGCGCAACACCGGCTGAGCAGGCGGGCTTCGCCCACCGAAGGGAGCGAGGGGCGCCGTCATCCCCTCGCTGGCCTGTGCGTTGCGCGCTGCCAGGCCGGCCCTGAAGCCCCCATCTTTACCTCCGCTTTACATGAGCGACGCAAGGCCGTGACGCGCCGGCCGCAGCATGCGGGCCATGCCCATTCCTTCCTCCTTCCTGCGGTCCCGGCGCCTGTACGCCGGGCTGGCTGCCGCCCTGGTGCTGGGCGGCGCGGCCTTCTGGCACTGGCGCGCCGGCGCCGCCGACACCCCGCGCTACCTGAGCGCCCCCGTCGAGCGCGGTGACGTCGAGCAGACCGTGCTGGCCAGCGGCACGCTGGAAGCCGTCGAGCAGGTCAGCGTCGGCGCGCAGGTGTCGGGGCAGATCAAGACGCTGCATGTGGAGCTGGGGCAGGACGTCAAGCAGGGCCAGCCCATCGCCGAGATCGACTCGCTGCCGCAGCAGAATGCGCTGCGCCAGGCACAAGCCTCGCTGAACAACGTGCGGGCACAGAAGCGCGCCAAGCAGGCGGCGCTCGCCCAGGCCACCCTTGCCTTCGAGCGCCAGCGCCAGCTGCTGGCGGCCGACGCCGGCTCGCGCGAGAACTTCGAGGCCGCCCAGGCGCAGCTGGAGACCAGCCGCGCCGAAGTGGCGGCACTGGACGCGCAGATCGAGCAGTCGAGCATCGCGGTGGACACTGCCCGGCTCAACCTGGGCTACACCCGCATCGTCGCGCCCATCGACGGCAAGGTGGTGGCGGTGTTGGCGCGCGAGGGGCAGACCGTCAACGCCGCCCAGCAGGCGCCCACGCTGATCAAGCTGGCCAAGCTGGAGACGGTGACGGTCAAGGCCGAGATCTCGGAGGCCGACGTCACCCGCGTGGCGCCCGGGCAGAAGCTGTGGTTCACCATCCTCGGCGAGCCCGAGCGTCGCTACCGGGCCACGCTGCGCGCCATCGAGCCGGCGCCGGAGTCCATCAGCAGCGACAGCGGCTCGGGCAGCAGCAACAGCACCAGCAGCAGCTCCACCACCAGCGCCGTCTACTACCGCGGCCTGTTCGACGTGCCCAACCCGGACGGCAAGCTGCGCATCTCGATGACGGCGCAGGTGCACATCGTGCTCGGCGAGGCGCGCGGCGTCCTCACCGTGCCATCGGCCGCGCTCGGCCCCCGGGGCCGCGACGGCCGCCACGAGGTGCGGGTGCTCGACGCCGAGGGCCGCGCGCAGCCGCGGCCGGTGCGCATCGGCCTGAACGACAACATCCGCGCCGTCGTGCTCGACGGCCTGCGCGAGGGCGAGCGCGTGGTGGTCGGCGAAGCCGGCGCCCGCCCGGCGGCCGACGCGGGCTCGCGCCGCCCGCCGCGGCTGAGGCTGTGAGCATGGCCGGCCCCTTGTTGGAGCTGGACGGCCTGGTGCGGGAGTTCCCGGCCGGCGAAGGCGTGATTCCGGTGCTCAAGGACATCAGCCTGCGCATCGAGGCGGGCGAGATGGTGGCCATCGTCGGCGCCTCGGGCTCCGGCAAGTCCACGTTGATGAACATCCTCGGCTGCCTCGACCGGCCCACCCGCGGCAGCTACCGCGTGGCGGGCGAGGAAACCCGCGAGATGGATCCCGACGCGCTGGCCCGCCTGCGGCGCGAGCGCTTTGGCTTCATCTTCCAGCGCTACCACCTGCTGCCCGCCCTCAGCGCGGTGGGCAATGTCGAGATCCCGGCCATCTATGCCGGCCACGACCGCGGCCAGCGGCGCGAGCGCGCCGCCCAGCTGCTGACCCGGCTGGGGCTGGGCGAGCGGCTGTCGCACCGGCCCGGGCAGCTCTCGGGGGGCCAGCAGCAGCGCGTCAGCATCGCCCGCGCGCTGATGAACGGCGGCGAAGTGATCCTGGCCGACGAGCCGACCGGCGCGCTTGACACGCACAGCGGCGCCGAGGTGATGAAGATCCTGAAGGAGCTGCATGCCGAAGGCCACACCGTCATCATCGTGACCCATGAGCCGGCGGTGGCCGAGCAGGCCCAGCGCATCATCGAGATCCGCGACGGCGAGATCGTTGCCGACCGCCGCAGCGGCCCGGCCGCGACCGCCACGCCGGCGCCCGCGACAGGCGCCGAGGCCCGCCACGGCAGCCTCGACCGCCTGGCCGAAGCCGGCAAGATGGCCCTGCGCGCCATGGCCGCCCACCGGCTGCGCACCTTCCTGACCATGCTGGGCATCATCATCGGCATCGCCTCGGTGGTGTCGGTGGTGGCGCTGGGCGAGGGTTCGCGCCAGCGCATCCTCGCCGACATCAGCGCGATCGGCACCAACACCATCAACATCTACCCGGGCGAGGACTTCGGCGACCGGCGTGCCGACAGCGTGCGCACCCTGCGGCCGAGTGACGCCGAGGCGCTGGCGGCACAGAGCTATGTCGACAGCGTCACACCCATGCTGAGCAGCAGCGCGCTGCTGCGCTTTGGCAACGTGACGGCCAATGCCACTGTCAACGGCGTCGGCGAGCAGTACTTCCGGGTACGTGGCATGCAGGTGGCCGAAGGCCGCACCTTCGATGCCGAGGGCGTGCAGCGCCGCAGCCAGGAGGTGGTGATCGACCAGAACACCCGCCGCCAGCTGTTCGGCGAGCGCACCGAGGCGCTCGGCCAGGTGCTGCTGCTGGGCAAGGTACCAGCCCGGGTGGTCGGCGTGATGCAGGCCAGCCAGAGCCCCTTCGGCAACAGCGAGCAGCTCAATGTCTGGCTGCCCTATACCACCGCGATGAGCCGCATCACCGGCCAGGACCACCTGCGCAGCATCACCGCCCGCATTGCCGACGACGCCTCCACCGCCGCCGCCGAGCAGGCCATCGGCCGGCTGCTGGAGCAGCGCCACGGCCGCAAGGACTTCTACGTGCTCAACACCGACAGCATCCGCCAGACGGTGGAAAGCACCACCGCGACCATGACGCTGCTGATCTCGATGATCGCGCTGATCTCGCTGGTGGTGGGCGGCATCGGCGTGATGAACATCATGCTGGTGTCGGTCACCGAGCGCACCAAGGAGATCGGCGTGCGCATGGCCGTCGGTGCACGGCAGGGCGACATCCGCATGCAGTTCCTGATCGAGGCGGTGCTGGTCTGCCTGCTGGGCGGCACGCTGGGCGTGGCGGCCGCCCTTGGCGTGGGAGCGCTGTTCGGCCGGGCCGGCGGCAATTTCCAGATGGTGTACTCGGGCGCCTCCATCGTTGCGGCCTTCGGCTGCTCAACGCTGATCGGCGTGCTCTTCGGCTTCCTGCCGGCCCGCAATGCCGCGCGGCTGGACCCGGTGGAAGCGCTGGTTCGGGAATGACAACGATGACGTGCCTCTACCGCCGCGCAGGCGGCCCTGCCCCGCTGCCACGACTGTGCGCGTTGGCGCTGGCCCTGCTGCTGGCCGGCTGCGCCGGCCTGCGCACGCCCTACACCCCACCGGCGGCCCAGCTGCCTGCCCAGTGGCAGGCGCCGCGCGAGGCGCCGGCCGCGATATCGCCCGAGGCCTGGTGGCAAGCCTTCGGCGACCCCCGGCTCGACGCGCTGGTGCAGCAGGTGCTGGCCCGCAACACCCAGCTGGCCGCCGCCAGCCTGCGCCTGCAGCGGGCCCGACTGCAGGCCGGCCTGGCAGCCGAGGCGCAGCGGCCCGCGTTCGGCGCCGGCGCCTCCGCCTCGGCCAACCGGCCCCTGGAGGGCGGCAGCACCACCCGCAACCATGCCGTGACGCTGAGCGCGAGCTACGAGGCCGACCTGTGGGGCCGCCTGGCGCGCCAGCGCGACGCCGCCGAGTGGGAGGCGCATGCCACCGAGCAGGACCGGCACAGCACCTCGCTCTCTCTGGCCGCCACCACCGCCACGCTGTACTGGCAGCTGGCCTGGCTGAACCAGCGCATCGCCCTCAGCCAGGACAGCATGGCCTATGCGAGCCGCACCCTGGAGCTGGTGCGCCGGCAGAAGGCCGCGGGCGCCGTGTCGGGGCTGGAAACGCTGCAGGCGGAACAGTCGCTGGCCAGCCAGGAGGCGGCCCACACCGCCCTGCTGCAGCAGCGCACCGAGACACGCCATGCACTGGCCCTGCTGCTCGACGGCCCGCCGCAAGCCGCCTCGCCGGACCATGAGCGCGACCGATTGCCGGAGCAGCCCCTGCCCCCCGTGGACGCCGGCCTGCCGGCCGAGCTGCTGGCCCGCCGTCCCGACCTGCGCGCCGCCGAGCTGCGCTTGCGCAGCACCCTCGCCCAGGTGGACGTGGCCCGTGCCAGCTTCTATCCCGAGCTGAGCCTGACCGGCGCGCTGGGTGGCAGCAGCCGCTCGCTGGGCCAGCTGCTGAGCCACCCGGTGGGCAGCCTGGGGCTGGACCTGAGCCTGCCCTTCCTGCACTGGAACGAACTGCAGCTGCAGCTGAAGGTCTCGCGCAACACCTTCGACGAAGCGGTGCTCGGCTTTCGCCAGTCGCTGTACCAGGCGCTGGCCGATGTGGAGAACGCGCTGTCGGCGCGCAGCCAGCTGGAAGCCCAGGGAGCAAAGCTCCAGCAGGCACTGGACGCCTCGCGCCAGGCCGAGCGCCTCTACGAAAGCCGCTGGCGTGCCGGTGCCGAGCCGCTGCGCGCCTGGCTCGACGCGCAGGAGAAACGCCGCCAGGCCGAGCTGGCGCTGGCGCAGAACCGGCTGGACCGGCTCAGCACGCATGTGGCCCTGGTGCAGGCCCTGGGCGGCGAGCCGCGGGCCGCGGCGGCGCCCGCCCACTGAGGCGGCCGGCGGCTGCCGGGGCGCCCGCTAGCGCAGCGGCGCACCGGCCTCGAACCAGCGGCCCAGCAGGGCCCGCTCGTCCTCGGTGATGCCGGTGGCATTGTTCAGCGGCATGGTGCGGGCCACCACCGCCTGCTGGTAGAGCGCCGGCGCATGCCGGCCGATCAGCTCGGGCGTGTGCAGGCCGATGTTCTTGCTTTGCAGCTGGGCGTTGTGGCAGGGCAGGCAGCGCTGCTCGATGACGGCCCGCACCTGCTCGAAGCGCACCGGCGGCGCATCGGCCGCCACCGGCTGGCGCGATGCCGGCGGCGCGATCCATGCCGCCACCCCGGCCAGCAGCAGCACGCCGGCCACCGCGTATTCCCAGGGCGCACGCCGGCCCTCGACACCCGCCCGGTGCCGGGCCACGAAGGCATGCCGGATCAGCGCGCCGGCCAGCATCAGCAACACCAGCACCAGCCAGTTGTGCGGGTGGCCGTAGGTGAAGCCGTAGTGGTTGCTGAGCATCGCAAACAGCACCGGCAGGGTGAAATAGGTGTTGTGCACGCTGCGCTGCTTGCCGCGCTTGCCGTGGAGGGGGTCGACCGGCTGTCCGGCCTTCATCTGCGCGATCACCTTGCGCTGGCCCGGGATGATCCAGAAGAACACGTTGGCGCTCATCGCGGTGGCCATCATGGCGCCCACCAGCAGGAAGGCGGCGCGGCCCGCGAACAGGCGGCAGGCCAGCCAGGCGGCCAGCACCACGGCCGCACACACCAGCACGCCCACCACCAGGTCGCCACGGCGCCGCTGGCCGAACGACCGGCAAAGGGCGTCGTACACCAGCCAGAACACCCCGAGGAAGGCCAGTGCCGTGGCCACCGCAGCCGCCGGCGGCCAGTCGTGCACGCTCTTGTCGACCAGGAAGGTGCCGGCGTTGAAGAGGTAGAGCACCGTGAAGAGGCCGAAGCCGGTCAGCCAGGTGGAATAGCTCTCCCAGTAGAACCAGTGCAGGCGTTCGGGCAACTGGGGCGGCGCGACCAGGTACTTCTGCGGGTGGTAGAAGCCGCCGCCATGCACGGCCCACAGCTCGCCGTCCACGCCCTTGGCCAGCAGGTCGGGGTCGGTCGGCCGTGTCAGGCTGCTGTCGAGGAAGACAAAGTAGAAGGACGAGCCCACCCACGCGATGGCCGTGATCACATGGACCCAGCGCAGCAGCAGGTTGGCCCAGTCGAGCAGGTAGGTGGTGTCCATGCCGAAGGTCCCGGTGGCCCAGAGGGCAGGTGCACCTCACCACGGCGGGCTCTGTGAGATGCAGGGGTCGCAAGCCGCCGGCGGCCGCAGCGCCAGGCTGCGAGGCGGCCGGCAGGCACCGCGGCGACCAGTGGTCAAAGTGTATACACCTCGACCCTGCGCCCGGCTTCAGCTGCCGCGATAGGTGGAATACGCCCAGGGCGTGGTCAGCAGCGGCACGTGGTAGTGCTGGGTGGCGTCGGCAATGCCGAAGTCCAGCGGCACCCGGTCGAAGAAGGGCGGCTCCGGCAGCGTCACGCCCTGCCCCTGGAAGTAGGCCGCCACTTCGAACACCAGGCGATAGCGGCCCGCGGTGAAGTCGGGTCCCTGCAGCAGGGGTCCGCCGGCGCGGCCGTCGGCGTCGAGCTGCAACCGGCGCAGTTCCACCGCGGTGTCGCCCTCCACCCTCAGCAGGGTCACCGCCATGCCGGCGGCTGGCCGGCCGTTCATCGTGTCAAGCACATGTGTGGTGAGTTGGCCCATGTCGATGGCTTTCCCTTCGTACAGAAAGTGTATACAGTTTACCCATGGATGCGCTGCCGGAGCAGCGCCGTCGTTCGCCTGACCGGCTGCTGCCGGCCTCTTTGCATGCCCCCTGCCCCATCCAAATCCCCCCGACCCGCCGCCGGCAAGAAGCGCACCGCCCCACAAGCCGGCAGTGCGGCAAACGCACGCCTGGAGCCCGGTGGCGCCGGTCAGGCACAGAACACCACCCAGCGCATCGTCGAATCCATCACCGCCGCCATCGTCGAGCGGCGCCTGATGCCCGGCACCAAGCTGGCCGAGCAGAAGATCGCCGACATCTTCAAGGTCTCGCGTACGCTGGTGCGGCAGGCGCTGAACCAGCTCAGCCGCGACCGGTTGGTGACGCTGGAGCCGGCCCGCGGCGCCTTCGTCGCCCAGCCGAGCGTGGCCGAGGCGCGCCAGGTGTTCGAGGTGCGCAAGCTGCTGGAGGCCGGCATGGTGCGGCGCCTGGTGGCCGAGATCACCCCGGCCCAGGTGGCCGAGCTGCGCGAGCACCTGCGGCGCGAGCAGGCGGCGGTGCAGCGCACCGACGTGTCCGGCCGCACCCGGCTGCTGGCCGACTTCCACGTGGTGCTGGCCCGGCAGCTGGGCAACGAGGTGCTGGCCGAGATGCTGCAGGACCTGGTGTCGCGCAGCTCGCTGATTTCGCTGATGTACCAGTCGTCCCATTCGGCCGAGCACTCCTTCGAGGAGCATGTGGCCATCGTCGACGCACTGGAGCGCCGCGATGCGCGCGCCGCCGTGCGCGTGCTCGAAGACCACCTGCACAACGTCGAGCGCAACCTGCGGCTGGACCCGCGCGTGCCCGACCTCGAAGCCGCCTTGATGCCCCAGGACTGAAGACGATGACCTCACCCACCCCCCGCTACCCGCGCGACCTGATCGGCTACGGCGAGCACCCTCCGCATGCGCAATGGCCCGGCCAGGCCCGCATCGCGGTGCAGTTCGTGCTCAACTACGAGGAAGGCGGCGAGAACTCGGTGCTGCACGGCGACGCCGGCAGCGAGCAGTTCCTCTCCGAGATGTTCAACCCGCCGGCCTTCCCGGCGCGCCACCTGAGCATGGAGTCGATCTACGAGTACGGCTCCCGGGCGGGCGTCTGGCGCATCCTGCGCGAGTTCGAGAAGCGCGCGCTGCCGATGACGGTGTTCGGCGTCTCGATGGCGCTGCAACGCCATCCCGAGCTGACCCAGGCCATCGTCGAGCTGCGCCACGAGATCGCCTGCCACGGCTGGCGCTGGATCCACTACCAGACTGCCGACGAGGCGCTCGAGCGCGAGCACCTGCGCCGCGGCATGGAGATCATCGAGCAGCTCACCGGCGAGCGGCCGCTGGGCTGGTACACCGGCCGCGACAGCCCCAACACCCGCCGCCTGGTGGCCGACCACGGCGGCTTCGCCTACGACAGCGACTACTACGGTGACGACCTGCCGCTGTGGATGCAGGTGCGCAAGAGCGACGGCAGCCTGGCGCCCCACCTGGTGGTGCCCTACACGCTGGACGTCAACGACATGCGCTTCGCGCTGCCACAGGGCTACGCCCATGGCGAGGACTTCTACACCTACTTGCGCGACACCTTCGACGTGCTGTATGCCGAAGGCGACGAAGCGCCCAAGATGATGTCGGTCGGCATGCACTGCCGGCTGCTGGGGCGGCCCGGACGCTTCAAGGCCTTGCTGAAGTTCCTCGACCACATCGAGTCGCACGACCGGGTCTGGATCACGCGGCGCATCGACATCGCCCGCCACTGGCAGCAGGTGCATCCCTTCGATGCGGCCACCGCCTTCGTCTGGGAATGAAGCCATGCTGACCCTGGACCGACTCAACACCGCCGGCGCGGCCGAGTTCACCACGCTGCTGGAGGGCATCTACGAACATTCGCCCTGGGTGGCCGAGGCGGCCTGGGCGCGCCGGCCCTTCCGCACGCTGCCCCAGCTGAAGCGGGCACTGGTGGAAGCCGTGCGCGAGGCCGGCCGGGAGCCGCAGCTCGCGCTGATCCGCGCCCACCCCGAGCTGGCCGGCAAGGCCGCCGTCGCCGGCGAGCTGACCGCCGAGTCGAGCCAGGAGCAGGCCAAGGCCGGGCTGACCCATTGCACCCGCGAGGAGTTCGAGACGCTGCAGCGTCTCAACGCCGACTACAACCGGCGCTTCGGCTGGCCCTTCATCCTGGCGGTGCGGGGCCCGCGCGGCAGCGGGCTGACGCGGCAGCAGATCATCGAGACCTTCGCTCGCCGTCTGGCCGGCCAGCCGGACTTCGAGTTCGCCGAATGCCTGCGCAACATCCACCGCATTGCGGAGCTGCGCCTGAACGAGCGCTTTGGCCAGCTGCCGGGCCTCGGCGAGCAGGTGTGGGACTGGGCCGAGCAGCTCGCGGTGCACAGCGATGCAGGAGCTGCCGATGCTCGGCAGCTCACCGTGACCTACCTGACCAAGGCCCATCGCGCGTGCGCCGCACAGCTGCAGGCTTGGATGCGGGACTGCGGCTTCGATGACGTGGCGATCGACGCGGTCGGCAACGTGGTCGGCCGCTATCACGGCCGCCAGCCGGGCGCCCGCGCCCTGCTGACCGGCTCGCACTACGACACGGTGCGGCGGGCCGGC
This genomic stretch from Eleftheria terrae harbors:
- a CDS encoding efflux RND transporter periplasmic adaptor subunit gives rise to the protein MPIPSSFLRSRRLYAGLAAALVLGGAAFWHWRAGAADTPRYLSAPVERGDVEQTVLASGTLEAVEQVSVGAQVSGQIKTLHVELGQDVKQGQPIAEIDSLPQQNALRQAQASLNNVRAQKRAKQAALAQATLAFERQRQLLAADAGSRENFEAAQAQLETSRAEVAALDAQIEQSSIAVDTARLNLGYTRIVAPIDGKVVAVLAREGQTVNAAQQAPTLIKLAKLETVTVKAEISEADVTRVAPGQKLWFTILGEPERRYRATLRAIEPAPESISSDSGSGSSNSTSSSSTTSAVYYRGLFDVPNPDGKLRISMTAQVHIVLGEARGVLTVPSAALGPRGRDGRHEVRVLDAEGRAQPRPVRIGLNDNIRAVVLDGLREGERVVVGEAGARPAADAGSRRPPRLRL
- a CDS encoding MacB family efflux pump subunit, giving the protein MAGPLLELDGLVREFPAGEGVIPVLKDISLRIEAGEMVAIVGASGSGKSTLMNILGCLDRPTRGSYRVAGEETREMDPDALARLRRERFGFIFQRYHLLPALSAVGNVEIPAIYAGHDRGQRRERAAQLLTRLGLGERLSHRPGQLSGGQQQRVSIARALMNGGEVILADEPTGALDTHSGAEVMKILKELHAEGHTVIIVTHEPAVAEQAQRIIEIRDGEIVADRRSGPAATATPAPATGAEARHGSLDRLAEAGKMALRAMAAHRLRTFLTMLGIIIGIASVVSVVALGEGSRQRILADISAIGTNTINIYPGEDFGDRRADSVRTLRPSDAEALAAQSYVDSVTPMLSSSALLRFGNVTANATVNGVGEQYFRVRGMQVAEGRTFDAEGVQRRSQEVVIDQNTRRQLFGERTEALGQVLLLGKVPARVVGVMQASQSPFGNSEQLNVWLPYTTAMSRITGQDHLRSITARIADDASTAAAEQAIGRLLEQRHGRKDFYVLNTDSIRQTVESTTATMTLLISMIALISLVVGGIGVMNIMLVSVTERTKEIGVRMAVGARQGDIRMQFLIEAVLVCLLGGTLGVAAALGVGALFGRAGGNFQMVYSGASIVAAFGCSTLIGVLFGFLPARNAARLDPVEALVRE
- a CDS encoding efflux transporter outer membrane subunit; amino-acid sequence: MTTMTCLYRRAGGPAPLPRLCALALALLLAGCAGLRTPYTPPAAQLPAQWQAPREAPAAISPEAWWQAFGDPRLDALVQQVLARNTQLAAASLRLQRARLQAGLAAEAQRPAFGAGASASANRPLEGGSTTRNHAVTLSASYEADLWGRLARQRDAAEWEAHATEQDRHSTSLSLAATTATLYWQLAWLNQRIALSQDSMAYASRTLELVRRQKAAGAVSGLETLQAEQSLASQEAAHTALLQQRTETRHALALLLDGPPQAASPDHERDRLPEQPLPPVDAGLPAELLARRPDLRAAELRLRSTLAQVDVARASFYPELSLTGALGGSSRSLGQLLSHPVGSLGLDLSLPFLHWNELQLQLKVSRNTFDEAVLGFRQSLYQALADVENALSARSQLEAQGAKLQQALDASRQAERLYESRWRAGAEPLRAWLDAQEKRRQAELALAQNRLDRLSTHVALVQALGGEPRAAAAPAH
- a CDS encoding urate hydroxylase PuuD, with amino-acid sequence MDTTYLLDWANLLLRWVHVITAIAWVGSSFYFVFLDSSLTRPTDPDLLAKGVDGELWAVHGGGFYHPQKYLVAPPQLPERLHWFYWESYSTWLTGFGLFTVLYLFNAGTFLVDKSVHDWPPAAAVATALAFLGVFWLVYDALCRSFGQRRRGDLVVGVLVCAAVVLAAWLACRLFAGRAAFLLVGAMMATAMSANVFFWIIPGQRKVIAQMKAGQPVDPLHGKRGKQRSVHNTYFTLPVLFAMLSNHYGFTYGHPHNWLVLVLLMLAGALIRHAFVARHRAGVEGRRAPWEYAVAGVLLLAGVAAWIAPPASRQPVAADAPPVRFEQVRAVIEQRCLPCHNAQLQSKNIGLHTPELIGRHAPALYQQAVVARTMPLNNATGITEDERALLGRWFEAGAPLR
- the uraH gene encoding hydroxyisourate hydrolase: MGQLTTHVLDTMNGRPAAGMAVTLLRVEGDTAVELRRLQLDADGRAGGPLLQGPDFTAGRYRLVFEVAAYFQGQGVTLPEPPFFDRVPLDFGIADATQHYHVPLLTTPWAYSTYRGS
- the puuE gene encoding allantoinase PuuE, yielding MTSPTPRYPRDLIGYGEHPPHAQWPGQARIAVQFVLNYEEGGENSVLHGDAGSEQFLSEMFNPPAFPARHLSMESIYEYGSRAGVWRILREFEKRALPMTVFGVSMALQRHPELTQAIVELRHEIACHGWRWIHYQTADEALEREHLRRGMEIIEQLTGERPLGWYTGRDSPNTRRLVADHGGFAYDSDYYGDDLPLWMQVRKSDGSLAPHLVVPYTLDVNDMRFALPQGYAHGEDFYTYLRDTFDVLYAEGDEAPKMMSVGMHCRLLGRPGRFKALLKFLDHIESHDRVWITRRIDIARHWQQVHPFDAATAFVWE
- a CDS encoding GntR family transcriptional regulator produces the protein MPPAPSKSPRPAAGKKRTAPQAGSAANARLEPGGAGQAQNTTQRIVESITAAIVERRLMPGTKLAEQKIADIFKVSRTLVRQALNQLSRDRLVTLEPARGAFVAQPSVAEARQVFEVRKLLEAGMVRRLVAEITPAQVAELREHLRREQAAVQRTDVSGRTRLLADFHVVLARQLGNEVLAEMLQDLVSRSSLISLMYQSSHSAEHSFEEHVAIVDALERRDARAAVRVLEDHLHNVERNLRLDPRVPDLEAALMPQD